In the genome of Streptomyces sp. 846.5, the window CACGCGAAGGTCCATCAGTCAACTGCGCCGAGCGGGCTGACGAAGGCGTGCGGTTGGTCGGTGCTGCGGGCGATGGTCTGGAAGTCCTTGTCGTAGTGCAGCAATGTCAGACCGGAGAGTTCTGCCGTTGCTGCAACCAGAAGATCGATAGCGCCGGGCCCTTGGTGCTGGGCGGTGGTGGCGAGTTCGTCCTGGACCTGGCGGGCGCGGCGCATCACGCCGTCCGGGGTTGGGCACCACGTGAACATCTCGCCGAGAAGCCCTATGACAACAGCGCGCTGAGAGGCGCTGCCTGCAGCCCGGCCGATCTCCAGCTCGGTGATGTCACAAATGGCGAGGAGCCCTGCATCCCGCGCCTCGCGCCATCCGTACAGGTCGGGCGCGGGGCACCGAACGAGTCGGTTGAAGGCCGACGTGTCGATCAGATGAGTCGCTGCAGTCATGGTCGATAGCGCTTCTTGTCGGCGAGCAGGTCAAGGTCAAGACCCCCGTCTGCGGTGAGCTGCTGCAATTCGGCCCAGGCGCGGGCCCTCCGATTGCGGTCGGCGACCTCACGCAGGGCGGTGTTGACGGTGTCGCGCTTGGTGGTGGTACCCAGCTCTATGGCGGCGGCATCCAGTGCCTCGTCGTCCAAGTCGATGACAGTCCGGCTCACGTCGACCTCCTCTATGTATCACTACCCATATACCAAGATACATGCTCGCATATACATAGCGAGGCAGCCACGTCGATGCCGTACTGAACGCTGATCTCACCGGCCCGCCGCTTCCGTGTGCGGGGGTTGTAACCGCGTGGCTGCCGTGGGCGTCACTGTCGCGCAACAGCGGGTTTCTAGCGTTCCTGGTGGCGGGACAGTCCCGTCGGCGTGGACGAAAGGGGCCGTGGGTGCCGGAGCTGGGTGTGGCTACCGAGCAGGTTCGCACGGTGTGCTCGTACTGCGGGGTGGGCTGCGGGATCGTGCTGGACGTGGGGCGGGACGCCGAGGGGCGGCGCAGTGTGGTGCGTGCCTCCGGGGACAAGGCGCATCCGGCGAACGGCGGGCGGCTCTGCACCAAGGGCGCGACCAGCGCCGAGATGCTCGCCGCGCCCGGACGGCTGACGCAGGCGCTGGTGCGCATGGAGCGCGGTGCCGAGCCGGGGCCGATGGAGCTGGACGGGGCCGTCGCGGAGGCCGGGCGCAGGCTGCGGGCGGTGCTGGACGAGCACGGTCCCGACGCCGTCGCCCTCTACGTCTCGGGGCAGATGTCGCTGGAGGCGCAGTACCTGGCGAACAAGCTGGCCAAGGGCTACGTCCGGACCAGCAGGATCGAGTCGAACTCCCGGCTGTGCATGGCCAGCGCGGGCAGCGGTTACAAGCTGTCCCTGGGCGCGGACGGGCCGCCCGGCTCCTACCGGGACTTCGACCACGCGGACGCGTTCCTGGTCATCGGGTCCAACATGGCCGACTGCCACCCGATCCTCTTCCTGCGGCTGCTGGAGCGCCGCAAGGCGGCCGGGGCGAAGCTGATCGTGGTGGACCCGCGGCGCAGCGCCACCGCCGACAAGGCCGACCTGTTCCTACAGATCAAGCCGGGTACCGACCTGGCCCTGCTGAACGGACTGCTGCATCTGCTGGTGCAGAACGGCGACATCGACCAGGAGTTCGTCGCCGAGCACACCGAGGGCTGGGAGGGCATGCCGGCCTTCCTGGCCGACTACCCGCCGGCCCAGGTCGCCGAGGTGACCGGCATACCCGAGGCGGACATCCGCCGGGCCGCCGAGTGGATCGCCGCGGCCGGTGAGTGGATGAGCTGCTGGACCATGGGGCTGAACCAGTCCACCCACGGCACCTGGAACACCAACGCCCTGGTCAACCTGCATCTCGCCACCGGGGCGATCTGCCGTCCCGGCAGCGGCCCGTTCTCGCTCACCGGACAGCCCAACGCCATGGGAGGCCGGGAGATGGGCTACATGGGCCCCGGTCTGCCCGGCCAGCGGTCGGCGCTCGACCCCGGTGACCGCGCGTTCACCGAGGAGCTGTGGGCCCTGCCCTCCGGCACCCTCCGCGCCGAGGCCGGGCAGGGCACCGTGGAGATGTTCGAGCGGATGGCGGCCGGGGAGATCAAGGCCTGCTGGATCATCTGCACCAACCCGGTGGCCTCGGTCGCCAACCGCAGGACGGTGATCGAGGGCCTGGAGGCGGCCGAACTGGTGATCACCCAGGACGTGTTCGCCGACACCGAGACCAACGCCTACGCCGACATCGCCCTGCCCGCCGCGCTCTGGGCCGAGTCCGAGGGCGTGATGGTCAACTCGGAGCGCAATCTGACGCTGAGCCGCAGGGTCGTCGACCCGCCCGGCGAGGCGCTGCCGGACTGGCAGCTGATCGCCCGGGTGGCCCGGGCCATGGGCTTCACCGAAGGTTTCGAGTACAGCTGCGCCGAGGAGGTCTTCGAGGAGCTCAAGCGGGCTTGGAACCCGAAGACCGGCTGGGACCTGCGCGGAGTGGACTACGACCGGCTCCGGGACACCCCGGTGCAGTGGCCCAGCGCCGATCCGTCCGGCCCCGACCGCAACCCGGTCCGCTACCTCAACGACGGCGTCAGCCAGACCCTGCTGGTCCGCCCGGACGGGACCAGGCCCCGGCTGGCCTTCCCCACCCCGAGCGGCCGTGCGGCCTTCTTCGCCCGCCCGCACCTGCCGCCCGCCGAGCTGCCCGACGACGACTACCCGTTCGTCCTCAACACCGGTCGGCTGCAGCACCAGTGGCACACCCTGACCAAGACCGGCAAGGTCGCCAAGCTCAACAAGCTCGACCCCGGCCCCTTCGTCGAACTGCACCCCGAGGACGCCACCGCGCTCGGGGTGGTCGACGGCGACGGGGTGGAGGTGGCCTCGCGGCGCGGGCGGGCGGTGCTCCCGGCGCGGATCAGCGACCGGGTCAGGCGCGG includes:
- a CDS encoding PIN domain nuclease; this translates as MTAATHLIDTSAFNRLVRCPAPDLYGWREARDAGLLAICDITELEIGRAAGSASQRAVVIGLLGEMFTWCPTPDGVMRRARQVQDELATTAQHQGPGAIDLLVAATAELSGLTLLHYDKDFQTIARSTDQPHAFVSPLGAVD
- a CDS encoding type II toxin-antitoxin system VapB family antitoxin codes for the protein MSRTVIDLDDEALDAAAIELGTTTKRDTVNTALREVADRNRRARAWAELQQLTADGGLDLDLLADKKRYRP